DNA from Streptomyces luteogriseus:
GCGGCCCACTGCTTCTGGGCGCGGGCCGCCGCCCGGTACGCCTGATCGACCTCGTCGGCCGTGGCTATGGTGATCGACGCGAGCTTCTCGTCGTCGTACGGGTTGAAGTCGATGATGTCCCAGGAACCGGTGCCCGGGCGCCACTCACCGTCGATGTACTGCTGTGCAAGGTCGGTGAAGCAGGACGACGACAATGTGATCCCTCGATCCCTAGCAGACCCCTGATCGCGCCTTCACGATCTGATCACACGTCATCGTACTTGTGTTTCAGGCGAGTTGAAGGGGTCCTTGAGGAGAGTGGCCCGGCTCCATCAGGAGAGCGGGACGCCACCTCCAGAAGAGCGGGACGACTCCGTCAGGAGAGCGGGACGACTCCGTCAGGAGAGCTGGAGGAGCCCCCGCAGAAGGTCCCGGCTCTCCGAGGGGCCCGGGCTGTCGCTCTGGAGCTCCTTGAGCGCCTTCTCGTACTGGGCGACGTCCTCGGCCTTGTCCAGGTACAGCGCGCTGGTGAGCTGCTCCAGGTACACGACGTCCGACAAGTCGGACTCCGGGAAGCTGAGGATCGTGAACGCGCCACTTTCGCCGGAGTGGCCGCCGAGGCTGAACGGCACCACCTGGAGACGCACGTTGGGCCGCTCGGAGATCTCGATGAGGTGCTGGAGCTGGCCCCGCATCACCTCGCGGTCGCCGTACGGACGGCGCAGGGCGGCCTCGTCCAGGATGATGTGGAAGTCCGGCGCGCGCTCGTCGACCAGGTACTTCTGCCGCTCCAGACGCAGCGCCACGCGCCGTTCGACGTCGGCCTCGCTCGCGCCCTGCATGCCCCGCCGGACCACCGCGTGGGCATACGCCTCGGTCTGCAGCAGTCCGTGCACGAACTGCACCTCGTACGCCCGGATCAGCGAGGCGGCGCCCTCCAGGCCGACGTAGGTCGGGAACCAGCTGGGCAGCACGTCCGAGTAACTGTGCCACCACCCGGCGACGTTGGCCTCCTTCGCCAGCGACAGCAGGGAGGCGCGCTCCTGTTCGTCCGTGATGCCGTACAGGGTGAGCAGGTCCTCGACGTCTCTGGTCTTGAAGCTCACCCGGCCCAACTCCATCCGGCTGATCTTCGACTCGGAGGCGCGGATCGAATAGCCCGCCGCCTCGCGCGTGATGCCCCGCGCCTCACGCAGTCGCCTGAGTTGTGATCCGAGCAGCATGCGCCGCACCACCGATCCCGGCTCTCCCGCGCTCACGTTCGCCAGCCTCCCCAACGTCTCCAGGGGCCGCAGTCTGCCACTAAAACACTTCGAGCAGTACTCGTCCGGTTACGGAAACGGAATCGAGACGGTCGCCGCTCGCGCGCGGAAGCAAGGAGAAGGCAAGTGAACGGCCAAAGAGGGACCCGAAGATGACGGAAAAATTGACCAACAAGCGGTACGGGACATCTCATTCCGGTCACGTGCACGTGCATCTGCCCTTGCATCTGCTGTACGCATCCGAAACCATGGTCCCGCACCACCGCCGCATCGCACCGACCGCGAATTCCCGGGAGTGCCTCGCATGGGGACGAATGGATCGACCATGCTCGAGCCGTTACGGCAGGGCCTTCCGCCGCTGGATCCCGCGGCCGTGTCCGACGCCGCCTCCTGCGCTCTGCCCGCCCGCCTCGAAGCGGTGCGCGAGGCACGCCGGTTCACCCGCAGGACCCTCGACCAGTGGGACATGGGCGAGCGGTTCGACGACGTGTGCCTGGTGGTCTCGGAACTCGTCACCAACGCCCTGCGGCACGGCATCCCGGCGAACGACGTCTGCGCCGGCGGCCGCGAGGCTCCCGTGCGGCTGCACCTGATGCGGTGGACCGAGCGTCTGGTGTGCGCGGTGCGCGACCCCAGTCACGACAGTCCGGTGGCCCGGGAGACCGACGACTTCTCGGCCGAGTCGGGCCGAGGGCTGTTCCTCGTCGACTCCTTCAGCGACAGCTGGGGCTGGCACCCGCTCGCGGGCGCGCTCGACGGCAAGGTGGTCTGGGCGCTGTTCCGGCTGCCCCGGACCGGTTCACGGACGGCCGACGCATAAGAAACCGCGGCGCTTCCTCGCGTCGCGGTTCTACGCGCGTCACCGTGCGTTGAGTATCGATTGCCCCGTTTCCTCCGGGGCCCGGCGGATCGTCAGCCGCCCACCAGGTGGTCGAACTCGCCGTCCTTCACACCCAGGAGCATCGCTTCGATCTCCGCACGGGTGTAGACCAGCGCGGGCCCGTCGGGGAAGCGCGAGTTGCGCACGGCCACGTCACCGCCCGGCAGCCGGGCGAACTCCACGCACGAGCCCTGCGAGTTGCTGTGCCGGCTCTTCTGCCAGGCCACACCGTGCAGCCCGGCGGCAGCCATACCGTTGTACACGTCGTGATCCACAGGTCGCTCCCCGGTGGTGCACTGGCTGGTGTGGCCATTGGTGCAGTGGTCAACTGACCCGGATCATAACCCTGTTCATGTGCAGATGCATGGGCAGATGCACGTGCACGCGGGGTGGTCCCGCGGTTACAGCTTTGACGACCGCTTTACCGAGCTCTTGACTGTTTGACGGCCCTTCCCCGCCTCTCGTTCCCGGCGGCCTGCGACGAAGTCGCCGGATTCGGGGAGGTCCGGTGGAGGCGGAGCATCCGCTCGACGGCGGGACGGAGTGGCCGCGGCAGGGCCGCGCCGGAGAAGCGTGAGCTGAGGCGCGGGGCCGCGGGAAAGGCGTTCGACCGGCCGACCGGCATCCGGAAGGCCGCTGCGGCCTGCGAGGACGGGGAGAAATAGGCCGGTCGCAGGAGGTGCGGGTCGTTCTCCCGGCCGGTGCGGTGCTCGGACCATCGCCGGACGCCCGCTCGACGTCCGGCCCCGGGCGACCCGCGCACCCCGCGCCCCGGATCACGCCGGATCGCGCCGGATCACTGCGGACGACGGCCGCCGTCCGGCAGGCCCGACCGGCGTCCGGCCCGGTCCTGGCGGCCCGCCGCGGCCCCTGCCGCCGGCCGGTCGGCGGTTGAGTCCGGCCCCGTCACCTCATGGGGAGGAGGCCCCACCCGTCAAGCGTGGGGAACCTCACCCGGTCCGGACCGGCTCAGCGGGCGGTGTACGGCAGCAGCGCCATCTCCCGTGCGTTCTTGATCGCCTTGGCCAGCTGCCGCTGCTGCTGGGACGACACCCGCGTGACCCGGCGGCTGCGGATCTTCCCGCGGTCCGAGATGAACTTCCGCAGCAGGTCGGTGTCCTTGTAGTCGATGTAGGTGATCCCGGCCTGGTCCAGGGGGTTGGGCCGGTCCTTGGCGGGCTTGCGGTCGGGCTTGCGCGGCATGGGGTCAGACCTCCAGGAGGGTGTCGAAGGCGTGCGGCAGCCGCTGCCAGGCGTCCCGCCCGGCGGCGTATTCGGCGTCGGTCAGCAGGCAGGACTCCAGCAGCCGTTCCAGGCCGTCCCGGTCGAGGCCGGGTGAGGTGAAGACGAGGTGCTGGCAGCGGTCGCCGTGCTCGGCGTCCCAGTCCAGCGCGGCGGCGGCCCGGCGTACCGGCGGGACCATCTCCCAGGCCGCGTCCGGCAGGGAGGCCAGCCACGGGCCCGTGCTCTCCACGCACAGGGCGCCGCCCGCCGCGTCCCAGTGGAACAGCGTGTCGGGCTTGTCGGCGAGCCAGA
Protein-coding regions in this window:
- a CDS encoding helix-turn-helix domain-containing protein: MLLGSQLRRLREARGITREAAGYSIRASESKISRMELGRVSFKTRDVEDLLTLYGITDEQERASLLSLAKEANVAGWWHSYSDVLPSWFPTYVGLEGAASLIRAYEVQFVHGLLQTEAYAHAVVRRGMQGASEADVERRVALRLERQKYLVDERAPDFHIILDEAALRRPYGDREVMRGQLQHLIEISERPNVRLQVVPFSLGGHSGESGAFTILSFPESDLSDVVYLEQLTSALYLDKAEDVAQYEKALKELQSDSPGPSESRDLLRGLLQLS
- a CDS encoding ATP-binding protein, with the protein product MLEPLRQGLPPLDPAAVSDAASCALPARLEAVREARRFTRRTLDQWDMGERFDDVCLVVSELVTNALRHGIPANDVCAGGREAPVRLHLMRWTERLVCAVRDPSHDSPVARETDDFSAESGRGLFLVDSFSDSWGWHPLAGALDGKVVWALFRLPRTGSRTADA
- a CDS encoding DUF397 domain-containing protein, with product MAAAGLHGVAWQKSRHSNSQGSCVEFARLPGGDVAVRNSRFPDGPALVYTRAEIEAMLLGVKDGEFDHLVGG
- the rpsR gene encoding 30S ribosomal protein S18, encoding MPRKPDRKPAKDRPNPLDQAGITYIDYKDTDLLRKFISDRGKIRSRRVTRVSSQQQRQLAKAIKNAREMALLPYTAR